Part of the Ornithodoros turicata isolate Travis unplaced genomic scaffold, ASM3712646v1 ctg00001195.1, whole genome shotgun sequence genome is shown below.
GACATATCGATATTAAGATCTCCACAGACAATGGCAATGACCTTGGTGTCGCAACAGTTGGTTAACAAGCGCTCCATCGCATTGAGAAAAATCTGCATGTTTCCAGAGGGTGGCCGGTAGGCAGCGACAAAAAGATGGTTTCTACTAATAACTGAAAGTAATTCACAATCATTTCTTAAAACTTCagactgggcctgttggtaaggcatggcagaataaaagcgctaaaaagacgaggacaacggacacacagttagcgcactaacaacatttattttattttattttcacaaGGAACGGtgttgttgaaaaataaatgttgttagtgcgctaactgtgtgtccgttgtcctcgtctttttagcgcttttattctgccGTCACAATCATTTATTGATATGCATAGTTCATTAACAAGCGCGACCCCTGGAAAACTTTCATGTACTAGCATTTGAAGGCCACCGTCCCGTTTCTCTTTGCGGCACCTGGAGTAGTGCATATAGCCTGGCAATGTATAGCACTCCTCATCCGTTAGAAACCACGTTTCACTAAACATAATTACGCTAAATCTGAATCCTATGGAAAAGAAAGCGTCAATATCATCATGTTTATTGCGTAAAGACTGGGCGTTCAAGTGCAAACAAGAGGAATTATGGGTGGGTGGACAAGAGTTTAGGGTCATAAGCGCGTCTTGTAGGGAGTACGCAGAGCAAGAACTTTGCACGGGCAtgtgcagaataaataaataaataaacagataaTTTCAAAAACAAGTGAGGGGTGTCCTATAGCTTACTGTGGAGCCACTTTATCGAGATCCGCAGTACATGTGATACGGTGGACTTTGTCAGACTCGTCCTTTCTCATATAAGTTGTGCCATGTCGGTTCCAAACAAGCTTAAATTGAAGTTCTTTACCGAGTATCCTGGCCTTGTGGAACACAGCTCTGTTTACCGCTGTCTTGTTTTCATTTATGTACACATCGTGGCCGTCGATCTTTTGAGCTCTGAGCTTTTTCCGGTTCATAAGCCAATGTTCACAGACCGAGCGGTTCACAAACCTGGCAATGATGGCCGGCACTTTACCTAGTTTAGCAGGTAGTCGGTGAACAGATTCAATTGTACTTGTGTCAGGTTTCGAGACACCTAGAACTGCGGCCACCTGACCAAGTTTTTCTACCAGGTCTTCGTTCGGAGCGTAAGAAAGGCCATTGATCTCGAGGTTGTTCTTCCTTCCGTATTGTTCGAGGTTAGTCAGGTCTCGTTTCACTGCGTCCAACTCACCTGTGTTCACGGAACAGTCTTCCATTCGAGCTACTCTTTTCCGTAAGTCAACTATCTCTTGTTTTTGGGAGGCAAGCTCAGCTAGTACTTTGTCATATTTATCCGACATTAGTTGGAGCGAGCTTTCcatttgttcaagtgtttgatTCATGTTGTTTACTCTGTCGTTGAGTGGTGCAAGTTCCTTGAGTATATTATAAATTTTATCGAGCTTGTCACTGTCGCTATTGACCGCCGTATTTTTCTTTGGCTTAGCACCGTTTCTGCACTGTTGACAGGACAAGTTCGTTCGGTTCGAGCGAACGTTAGAACATTCACCAAGGTGAAAAGGGGCATTGCACTCATTACAGAAGATGACCGAATCACGTGTAGTAAACGGTTTCTCACAAATAAGGCACGTGTCGTGGCAGGTAGCCATACTACCACTCTATTACATAGAAAACCTCTTGCAGTCAGCGGCGGTATTGTAAACACAGCAAGAAACTAGGCTCACCTGAAGGGTATACAGAAAGTGTCAACCTAACTGTAAGAGCGCTTGCCGCTGACTGCAAGGGACTAGAGGGACCGATGCTGGTACTTGAAGCTGCGGCGCTGCTGCAGTCCAAGACTGTGGCCAATCACAAGGTAGAGATAAGCAGGGTGATGTTTATGATCCGGCAGCACAAAAAGATACAGGCACGGTTCCGCCGCAAGAGTCAATAACACGTGTAGCCTTGAACACTGGATGCGGACCGGTATGGTAACCTGAAGGGTATACAGAAAGTGTCAACCTAACTGTAAGAGCGCTTGCCGCTGACTGCAAGGGACTAGAGGGACTGATGCTGGTACTTGAAGCTGCGGCGCTGCTGCAGTCCAAGACTGTGGCCAATCACAGGGTAGAGATAAGCAGGGTGATGTTTATGATCCGGCAGCACAAAAAGATACAGGCACGGTTCCGCCGCAAGAGTCAATAACACGTGTAGCCTTGAACACTGGATGCGGACCGGTATGGTAACCTGAAGGGTATACAGAAAGTGTCAACCTAACTGTAAGAGCGCTTGCCGCTGACTGCAAGGGactaccccaagaacacactgtcatcccagggctaTCCTAAGGTTGTCAGATGGGGACAGGTATGGCATCCCTAGGATGTCATAATCTGATCCTCAAAATGTCATAATACTGCCACTTTGGCATATGAGATGACATCCCCGAGGCTGTCCCTCGCCCATCATCAGGGACCAATTTAGGACAGTTTAAGTACACAtggaggacaatgctttccCTCAATTCCCTGTTTTGATTTGTGGTCCCATGCAACGCGTTTGCGCTAGAATACGTCTAAAAGATGTCTAAATGTAGACTTTGGGAATGTCTATTAGACGTCTAACAAAGTAGCTCTATTGCTTCGTATCCGTCCCCTAGTCCAGCTAATGTTACGCTAAACTACAGCTAATAGCCGGATAATTGTTGGATCGATTTAGACCATTTTAGACATTTGGTCTAAAATGGTCTAAATCGATCCAACAATTATCCGGCTATTATCTTACTTATACGGTACTTACTTACGGTACTTATCTATCCACTGAGCCGTCATATAGACATGTATTAGCCATGACATCTAAAATTATACATATTTTATACCTAAATTTTGGCACTAGTGGCCCATGAATTGGTTCGTCCAGGTATATGTCACTGACATGCACATGCACTTATATGTGGTTCATGCACAGTATGTCTTACAAAGGCAACATGGATGTTGGTACAAGATTTATTTCTATGAACATACCGGGCAAACACTGACTTCCAAACATGTCGACAAGTCAGCAGACATTGTGAGCACTTCCCCTTATTGCACAGTCACATACCAGCAAATCTTGGTACTCTTCCAAAGCAGATAGTAGTGTACATGTATACAAATCGCAGCACTTATATCACCGGTAGCTGCAAGTATTGCCTCTGTCTCTGGGTCCGTGCTTGAGTGCTCCAAATGCAACCAGTACTTTACACACGTGTGGGGTGGTAGACGGCTGTGGGTAGCAGGAAGGAACGTTTCCGAGGtacactgaaaatagaaaagacaaTGTGTGATATCACTATAAATGCCTTTATGTAAAAATGTTGCATGCAGCTTGTTTACTGCAGAACTGCAATTTATTTTTAGCTAAGCCGAAGTGCCAACAAATGACCCACAGGAcaggcgttgtattcgtcaCCTCCATTCCATGAGCCTGGAAGCACCTATAAAATACATGAAACCATGAGGTACCAGCGCCAGC
Proteins encoded:
- the LOC135376633 gene encoding uncharacterized protein LOC135376633; translated protein: MEDCSVNTGELDAVKRDLTNLEQYGRKNNLEINGLSYAPNEDLVEKLGQVAAVLGVSKPDTSTIESVHRLPAKLGKVPAIIARFVNRSVCEHWLMNRKKLRAQKIDGHDVYINENKTAVNRAVFHKARILGKELQFKLVWNRHGTTYMRKDESDKVHRITCTADLDKVAPQ